Proteins from a genomic interval of Cuculus canorus isolate bCucCan1 chromosome 19, bCucCan1.pri, whole genome shotgun sequence:
- the GOLGA1 gene encoding golgin subfamily A member 1, with protein MFAKLKKKIAEEAAVAPRAGGVPKIPRSVSKESITSVGADSGDDFASDGSSSREDLSSQLLRRNEQIRKLEVKLSDYADQIRNLQKIKEKLENALEKHQDSSMRKFQEQNEAHQASRAKLAEGMALALEKKDQEWMEKLSQVEKEKKMLQTQLQELREQSLNLFQKRDDIDELEGFQQQEIAKVKHMLLKKEESLSKAEQELEACARELSHTKELLQDASTESMGLQRDLQELQQRFLALEAQRDELMTTETNAEKKITALELREQELQTVIQQLSGDLQNARVSGSGCEKRLETLQVEHESLKTEYEQHKQKMTLEFAERNKLTEQLQEKVSSLEKKLERNLSGDEHMQELLKEKATLEQKLDEARQQVLTDRTHHTETVGQLETQNKELEEKLQIATEALKKNEEAAVEQDLKIQKLQTDLEDERSKLQQQFLSEKHQYDQKVTGLESQIAALETAWESEKTAFQHKISQLEKENETLNGGREEYESTLKKQETELNRLKDELSSRETVSIEIAKALEETRKQREELQQQVSYLAAVIKEKDQLIEEKCEMLLKQKEELNQLSQDHEAASRQMHQLQSDIEAINDQAAEKEEMARKEMEALKLQVSELEETTRALGNRHLHSPENRLVEQNGEVAAADVIQLQKDNRELEQQITEKNKVIKQLQQRMAELKKTLQKELKIKPEGEVPEVREKANPEVPNASVTVTNNSDLNDSREINFEYLKHVVLKFMSCRESEAFQLIKAVSVLLNFSQEEENMLKETLEYKMSWFGSKPSPKGSIRPSISSPRTLWP; from the exons ATGTTTGCCAAACTGAAGAAGAAGATCGCAGAAGAGGCGGCCGTGGCTCCCAGAGCGGGAGGGGTGCCCAAGATACCGAGGTCTGTCAGCAAGGAGTCAATTACATCCGTGGGAGCAGACTCCGGCGATGACTTT GCTTCTGATGGAAGCAGCTCCAGAGAGGATCTTTCATCCCAGTTACTCAGAAGAAATGAGCAGATAAGAAAACTGGAGGTCAAGCTGTCTG ACTATGCTGATCAGATCCGAAACTTGCAGAAGATAAAAGAGAAGCTTGAAAATGCATTAGAAAAGCATCAGGATT CCTCCATGAGGAAGTTCCAGGAGCAGAACGAAGCTCACCAGGCCAGCCGAGCCAAGCTGGCTGAAGGGATGGCACTGGCCCTGGAGAAGAAGGACCAG GAATGGATGGAAAAACTGAGTCAAGTTGAAAAG gaaaaaaaaatgcttcaaacGCAGTTACAAGAACTGAGGGAGCAGAGTTTGAACCTCTTTCAAAAAAGAGACGACATTGATGAGCTGGAGGGCTTTCAACAGCAGGAAATTGCCAAAGTTAAACACATG cttttaaaaaaggaagagtctctgagcaaagcagagcaggagctaGAGGCGTGTGCTCGAGAGCTGTCCCACACTAAGGAACTGCTTCAGGATGCAAGCACCGAGTCCATGGGCCTACAGAGAGATCTTCAAGAGCTACAGCAGCGGTTCTTGGCGCTGGAGGCCCAGAG AGATGAACTAATGACAACTGagacaaatgcagaaaaaaagatcactGCTCTGGAGTTAAGAGAACAGGAGCTACAAACTGTCATTCAGCAGCTCTCTGGAGACTTGCAAAAT GCTCGAGTTTCTGGTTCTGGTTGTGAGAAGAGACTGGAAACATTGCAGGTGGAACATGAATCTCTGAAGACAGAATATGAACAACACAAGCAAAAG ATGACTCTTGAATTTGCTGAGAGAAATAAACTTACTGaacagctgcaggagaaagtGTCTTCCTTGGagaaaaagctggaaagaaatcTTTCAGGGGATGAACACATGCAGGAGCTACTCAAGGAG AAAGCTACTCTTGAGCAGAAACTGGATGAAGCCAGGCAGCAGGTGCTAACAGACAGAACACATCACACTGAGACTGTGGGCCAGTTGGAGACACAG AATaaagaactggaagagaaaCTACAGATTGCAACAGAAGCATTGAAAAAGAACGAAGAAGCAGCTGTTGAGCAGGATCTGAAGATCCAGAAGCTG caAACTGATCTAGAGGATGAAAGAAGTAAGCTACAGCAACAGTTTTTAAGTGAGAAACATCAGTACGATCAGAAAGTTACAGGGCTGGAGTCTCAAATTGCTGCTCTTGAGACAGCTTGGGAAtctgagaaaacagcttttcagcacAAGATC AGCCagttggaaaaggaaaatgaaactctTAATGGAGGCAGAGAGGAGTATGagagcactttaaaaaaacaagagacGGAATTGAACAGGTTAAAG GATGAATTGAGCAGCAGAGAGACTGTCAGCATTGAAATTGCCAAAGCGTTAGAAGAAACACGGAAACAGAGAGAGGAATTACAACAGCAG GTTTCGTATCTGGCTGctgtaataaaggaaaaagaccagctgattgaagaaaaatgtgagatGCTCctaaaacagaaggaagagctAAACCAACTCAGCCAAG ATCATGAAGCTGCCTCACGGCAGATGCACCAGTTGCAGTCTGACATAGAAGCAATTAATGaccaagcagcagagaaagaagaaatggcaaGGAAAGAGATGGAGGCACTGAAGTTGCAG GTTTCAGAGCTAGAGGAAACGACGAGAGCCTTGGGCAACAGGCATTTACATTCTCCAGAAAACCGCTTGGTGGAACAGAATGGAGAAGTAGCAGCGGCAGATGTCATTCAGCTTCAGAAGGATAACAGGGAGCTGGAACAGCAGATCACTGAGAAGAACAAG GTGATAAAGCAGCTACAGCAAAGGATGGCAGAACTCAAGAAAACCCTGCAGAAAGAGTTG aaaataaagccaGAGGGTGAGGTCCCTGAAGTACGTGAGAAAGCAAATCCTGAAGTGCCTAACGCTTCTGTGACTGTCACAAACAACTCGGATTTAAATGACTCCAGGGAGATCAACTTCGAATACCTTAAACATGTTGTACTAAAATTCATGTCCTGCCGGGAATCTGAG gCATTCCAGCTAATAAAAGCTGTATCTGTGTTACTGAATTTTtctcaagaggaagaaaacatgcttAAAGAGACGTTGGAGTACAAG ATGTCGTGGTTTGGGTCAAAGCCGTCTCCTAAAGGCAGTATCCGGCCATCCATCTCCAGCCCAAGGACACTGTGGCCTTAA